The genomic interval CGCTGCTCTTGGCTGAAGCGCATCTTCTGGATGGCCTTCGCGCTACCACCCACTGGGCGTCGCTGGAAATGATGCGTAAACGCTTCCCGCAGGTGAAGGTTGAGAGCGAATTTCACTGGGTGGAAGAGGAAAATGTTATTACTTCTGCAGGCATCTCCGCGGGAATTGACATGGCACTGCGCATCGTCGCCCGCTATTTTGGTGAGAGCGTGGCGCGTACCAGCGCGGAGCGTATGGAATATCCGTATCCGGAGTCGGATGCCCGACGTGTGAGTGTGAGCGCATGATCAAATCAGTTCGTGGAACCCGCGATCTGCTGCCGCCCGAGACGGCGGTGTGGAATTTTGTGGAGGCTGCTGCTCGCGATGTTTTCCGCATCTACAACTTTCACGAAATCCGTACGCCGATTATCGAAGACCTGCAGCTTTTTAAACGCTCGGTGGGGGAAGAGACCGATATTGTCTCCAAAGAGATGTTTGCCTGGGAGGACCGCGCCCGCGCGGAGAGCGAAAAAGGGCAGTGGCTGGCCCTGCGTCCGGAAAATACCGCCGGTGTTGTGCGCGCTTACATTGAGCACAAGATGTGGGAGCGGCCCGGCTTACAAAAGCTGTTTTACATCGGCCCGCAGTTTCGCCGCGAGCGCCCGCAGAAGGGAAGATATCGCCAGTTCTACCAGATTGGCGCCGAGGTCATTGGTCCTACCGCTGCCGGAAGTGAGTCGCCTGCTGTAGATGCCGAAGTCCTTGAGATGCTGGTTACGCTGCTTGATCGCGTGGGCATTAGCGGATGGGAGCTGCAACTCAACTCCGTAGGCGACGCCAATTGCCGGCCCAAGTATTTTGCCGCGCTACAAGAGGCTCTACGCGATGTGGTGAAAAACATGTGCAGCGATTGCCAGCGGCGCGCCGAAACCAACCCTCTGCGGGTCTTTGACTGCAAGGTGCCTGAAGACCAGCCCATCATCGAAAAGCTGCCGCGCATGAGTGACTACCTGGATGAAAGTTGCCGCACGCACTTCCAGGCAGTGCAGGATATCCTGCGCTCTCTCGAAGTCCCGTTTGTGCTCAACAGCCGCCTGGTGCGCGGGCTTGATTACTACACGCGTACGGCATTCGAGTTCACGCACGGCGCACTGGGAGCGCAAAACGCAATCTTGGGCGGCGGCCGCTATGACGGCCTCTCGGAGAACCTGGGCGGCCCGCCCGCGCCAGGCATTGGCTTTGCCATTGGCGAAGACCGCTTTGTGATGGCCATTCAGGAGTCGGCGGAAGCGGTATCGTCCAAGCCGGATGTTTACATCGCTCCCTTGGGTGCAGGCATGGACCGCGAGGCCGCCCGGCTGGCCCGCGAGTTGCGCCAGCATGATGTGATTGTCGAGCTGGGGAATGAAAGCTTCCGTCTGAAGAAATCGCTCGAAACCGCCAGCAAGATCGGCGCACGCTTTGCCCTGATCGTAGGAGAGAATGAAATTAAAGCCAACGAGTTTGCGCTTAAGAATCTCGCTACCGGTGAACAGATCACAGTTCCTCGTGCAGGTCTGGCCACAAAAATTCAATCTGTACGCGGATAGAATAGAGGACGGAAGTTTGTTTGTGCCGTAAACTGGCTCGAATCTATCTTTTTTGTTTGCGACCCCTGCGGAGGGTATATGTCTCGAAAGCGGCTATTTTTCTTTTTGATCGCTGTTTTAGGCGCACTCGTTCTGCTGACAACAAGTTGTTCCAAATCGGGTCCTAACTCAGCTTCGACCAACTCGGCGAACCTGCGGCCGGCGGGTCCTCCCAAGCCGTGCTCTCTGATTACACAGGAGGAGGTAGAAACCGCCTTGGGCAAAGGGGCCAGCATGAACTCCGGCACCAACCCGCGCACAGGAATAGAGGAATGCAGCCTGAAGCCGGTTAATGCAACCGATCTGGATCAGCTTATTATCGTCGTCCACGAAACCACCCCGGAGAGTTGGGAGAAGCTGAAGAAAAACTACATGCGGGACCAAAGCGTGAAACCGATTCCCGGTCTTGGCGATGACGCAATCAATGTAGACAAGTATGGCGTCTGGGTGCGCAAAGGCAACCTGTATTTGCAGATTTTTGGCGCAATCAATAGCCAGCGAGACGAAAAAGCCGA from Terriglobales bacterium carries:
- the hisS gene encoding histidine--tRNA ligase — its product is MIKSVRGTRDLLPPETAVWNFVEAAARDVFRIYNFHEIRTPIIEDLQLFKRSVGEETDIVSKEMFAWEDRARAESEKGQWLALRPENTAGVVRAYIEHKMWERPGLQKLFYIGPQFRRERPQKGRYRQFYQIGAEVIGPTAAGSESPAVDAEVLEMLVTLLDRVGISGWELQLNSVGDANCRPKYFAALQEALRDVVKNMCSDCQRRAETNPLRVFDCKVPEDQPIIEKLPRMSDYLDESCRTHFQAVQDILRSLEVPFVLNSRLVRGLDYYTRTAFEFTHGALGAQNAILGGGRYDGLSENLGGPPAPGIGFAIGEDRFVMAIQESAEAVSSKPDVYIAPLGAGMDREAARLARELRQHDVIVELGNESFRLKKSLETASKIGARFALIVGENEIKANEFALKNLATGEQITVPRAGLATKIQSVRG